A window from Synechococcus sp. RSCCF101 encodes these proteins:
- a CDS encoding HpsJ family protein codes for MTPSPAPTTSPGRMAVLLRWLGLTLVLLLLLQLAVLLPAADWGDEAFQQLLLERMVSQAPMALVGLILMLTASRLDAPQSGRTPFRWLICALSALLALSMLAVVPLVVSGNQSLAEQADQTISEQRNRLEAARQQSGNPEAIQMLGQQLAQAGQLPAGAGEEEQVAAARAFVDRQLEQMETQLEQAERARSLAVNQRRFGGTGTAIVLAIAFVLLALTAVV; via the coding sequence GTGACGCCATCGCCTGCACCCACCACCAGCCCGGGCCGGATGGCGGTGCTGCTGCGCTGGCTGGGTCTGACCCTGGTGCTGCTGCTCCTGCTGCAGCTGGCCGTTCTGCTTCCAGCGGCGGACTGGGGTGATGAGGCGTTTCAGCAGCTGTTGCTGGAGCGCATGGTCAGCCAGGCGCCCATGGCTCTGGTGGGCCTGATCCTGATGCTGACGGCCTCACGCCTTGATGCCCCGCAGTCGGGGCGGACCCCGTTTCGCTGGCTGATCTGTGCGCTCAGCGCTCTGCTGGCCCTGTCGATGCTGGCGGTGGTGCCGCTGGTGGTGAGCGGCAATCAGAGCCTGGCGGAGCAGGCCGATCAGACCATCAGCGAGCAGCGAAACCGCCTGGAGGCGGCGCGGCAGCAGTCCGGAAATCCGGAGGCGATCCAGATGCTCGGCCAGCAACTGGCCCAGGCCGGCCAGTTGCCCGCCGGTGCTGGCGAGGAGGAACAGGTGGCCGCCGCCCGCGCCTTCGTCGATCGACAGCTCGAGCAGATGGAAACCCAGCTGGAGCAGGCCGAACGGGCCCGCAGCCTGGCGGTCAACCAGCGCCGGTTCGGCGGAACCGGCACGGCCATTGTTCTGGCGATCGCCTTCGTGCTGCTGGCCCTCACCGCTGTGGTCTGA
- the queG gene encoding tRNA epoxyqueuosine(34) reductase QueG, which yields MSTEAELAEALKRRARAEGFDPVGLASASGSPRLQARSAALQRWLEAGHQADMHWMASPRRQRIEHLMPEVQSVLAVALPYRVSGERRAGSLAVARYGWGRDYHRVIDQRLRRIGHWLSSQRPDARWRACVDSAPLMDKAWAEEAGLGWIGKNGNLIHPERGSWLLIGHLLLSLPLPADPPALARCGACTLCITACPTGAIPEPFVVDSRRCIAYHTIENRDPELPGEIEAAMGPWVAGCDICQEVCPWNGARVPLSTDPELQPRSWMLALTRQQVMEWSDSLWDQRLRASALRRIKPWMWRRNARHSYPPGRS from the coding sequence GTGAGCACTGAGGCGGAACTGGCAGAGGCCCTGAAGCGGCGCGCCCGAGCTGAAGGGTTCGACCCGGTGGGGCTGGCCAGCGCCAGTGGCAGCCCGCGGCTGCAGGCCCGCAGCGCAGCGCTGCAGCGATGGCTGGAGGCGGGCCATCAGGCCGACATGCACTGGATGGCCTCCCCCAGACGGCAGCGGATCGAGCACCTGATGCCGGAGGTGCAATCCGTTCTCGCCGTGGCGCTTCCCTATCGCGTCTCCGGCGAGCGCCGGGCCGGCAGCCTGGCCGTGGCCCGCTATGGCTGGGGGCGCGACTACCACCGCGTGATCGATCAGCGCCTGCGCCGCATCGGCCACTGGCTGAGCAGCCAGCGACCCGACGCACGCTGGCGGGCCTGCGTGGACTCGGCCCCGCTGATGGACAAGGCCTGGGCTGAGGAGGCGGGCCTGGGGTGGATCGGCAAGAACGGAAATCTCATCCACCCCGAGCGTGGGTCGTGGCTGCTGATCGGCCACCTGCTGCTCAGCCTGCCGCTCCCCGCCGACCCACCGGCGCTGGCCCGCTGCGGGGCCTGCACGCTCTGCATCACGGCCTGTCCGACCGGGGCGATTCCGGAGCCGTTCGTGGTCGACAGCCGGCGCTGCATCGCGTACCACACGATTGAGAACCGGGATCCGGAGCTTCCCGGCGAGATCGAAGCGGCCATGGGGCCCTGGGTGGCGGGCTGCGACATTTGCCAGGAGGTGTGCCCGTGGAACGGCGCACGGGTGCCGCTCAGCACGGATCCAGAGCTGCAGCCGCGCTCCTGGATGCTGGCCCTCACGCGGCAACAGGTGATGGAGTGGAGCGACAGCCTCTGGGATCAGCGGCTGCGGGCCTCCGCGCTGCGGCGGATCAAACCCTGGATGTGGCGTCGCAATGCACGACACTCCTACCCTCCTGGCAGATCGTGA
- a CDS encoding tetratricopeptide repeat protein, which translates to MNRSWHPWLASGAMALSALLTPAARALTPYVYVPPPQELQGAGLGIAQTARQLLRLGQAREAARLAALSSRLIPSDPRVWALLAEAQLRSDQLQDARVSLARAKELDPDKAAIWFAEAALALRSGQPDEAVTLLDEGLSRDANNAGAYFDLGNARIMQERPQDALAAFEKAASLRADFWEAINNQGLILFEMGQTRQAIDRWRRALTITANAEPRLALAAALLQLNGSNRPEARELASEALGEDPNYVLASHQEEQLWGPKLREAARTLLNDPDLKAAVERAMANADGQPRPAP; encoded by the coding sequence ATGAACCGGTCCTGGCATCCGTGGCTGGCCAGCGGCGCGATGGCGCTCAGCGCACTCCTGACGCCCGCGGCTCGGGCGCTCACGCCCTACGTGTACGTCCCCCCGCCGCAGGAGCTGCAGGGTGCGGGTCTGGGAATCGCCCAGACGGCCCGCCAGCTGCTGCGGCTGGGGCAGGCGCGCGAGGCCGCCAGGCTGGCAGCGCTCTCCAGCAGGCTGATTCCAAGCGATCCGAGGGTGTGGGCGCTGCTGGCAGAGGCACAGCTGCGCAGCGATCAGCTGCAGGACGCACGGGTCTCCCTGGCCCGGGCCAAGGAGCTCGATCCCGACAAGGCGGCGATCTGGTTCGCCGAGGCGGCCCTGGCCCTGCGATCCGGTCAGCCCGATGAAGCGGTGACCCTGCTGGATGAGGGACTGAGCCGCGATGCCAACAATGCCGGCGCCTACTTCGATCTCGGCAACGCGCGCATCATGCAGGAGCGGCCGCAGGATGCACTGGCAGCCTTCGAGAAGGCCGCCTCCCTGCGCGCCGACTTCTGGGAGGCGATCAACAACCAGGGTCTGATCCTGTTCGAGATGGGGCAGACGCGACAGGCGATCGATCGCTGGCGCCGGGCCCTGACGATCACGGCCAATGCGGAGCCCCGTCTGGCGCTGGCCGCGGCTCTGCTCCAGCTGAACGGGTCCAATCGCCCTGAAGCCCGTGAGCTGGCCAGTGAGGCGCTCGGCGAGGACCCCAACTACGTGCTGGCCAGCCATCAGGAGGAGCAGCTCTGGGGGCCGAAGCTGCGGGAGGCCGCCAGGACGCTGCTGAACGATCCGGACCTCAAGGCCGCTGTCGAACGGGCCATGGCCAATGCGGATGGCCAGCCGCGCCCGGCTCCCTGA
- a CDS encoding DNA topoisomerase (ATP-hydrolyzing) subunit A has protein sequence MAEERVQPISLHQEMQRSYLEYAMSVIVGRALPDVRDGLKPVQRRILYAMHELGLTPDRPYRKCARVVGDVLGKYHPHGDQAVYDALVRLVQTFSSRHPLLDGHGNFGSVDDDPPAAMRYTETRLAPIAHGALLEEIGEDTVDFQANFDASQQEPTVLPAQLPFLLLNGCSGIAVGMATNIPPHNLGEVVDALVALVRQPDLSDERLLQLVPGPDFPTGGEVLIGSGLRETYLAGRGSIPMRGVAHVEEVQPGKGRHRRAAIVITELPYQLSKAGWIEKLAEQVNDGRISGIADIRDESDREGLRVVVELRRDARPDNVLEELRRRTALQSNFGAILLALVDGRPVQLGLRELLRRFLDYRELTLLRRTSHALRRAEERREVVEGLIKALDALPRVIEMIQASRDAATARASLQVHLDLTDRQAEAVLAMPLRRLTSLEQEGLRQEAEELAEECRRLSHLLEDRPSLLKAMVSELKALRKRYATPRRTRLVEGGDALMAQRAQTLRPSTEGLRRRALEAMGADHHLLIQSDGMVRVLAPAPLGKLRLAQAAELGDLPAPARVLLPVRDRPQLLAFTASGRVAVLRWELAAQQPDRLEAFLPEGLHGETVVQLLPLPAAEPSAESGLSIGLLSSDGHFKRLSPSLFEDLSGRAASVLRLKEGVNLARVLLCREGDALVVASSTGRLIRLAVDESTLPLMTRTAQGPMLTRLLPGETMVGAVSGAADDAVLLTSGRGQLNRRRIGSLRSCQRGDLGEIGLRFRHRDDHLISLNSARSALLAVVLAGGGGSLRLATADLPGDADGETGMALAIPADGRVEQVVDLLAGG, from the coding sequence ATGGCTGAGGAGCGCGTTCAACCGATCTCCCTGCATCAGGAGATGCAGCGCTCCTACCTCGAGTACGCCATGAGCGTGATCGTGGGCCGGGCCCTTCCGGATGTGCGCGATGGGCTCAAGCCGGTGCAGCGGCGCATCCTCTACGCGATGCACGAGCTGGGGCTGACGCCGGACCGCCCCTATCGGAAATGCGCCCGCGTGGTGGGCGATGTGCTCGGCAAGTACCACCCCCACGGCGATCAGGCCGTCTACGACGCCCTGGTGCGGCTGGTCCAGACCTTCTCCAGCCGGCATCCGCTGCTGGACGGGCACGGCAATTTCGGCTCGGTCGATGACGACCCGCCGGCGGCGATGCGATACACCGAAACACGCCTGGCTCCCATCGCGCACGGCGCCCTGCTGGAGGAGATCGGCGAGGACACCGTCGACTTCCAGGCGAATTTCGATGCCTCCCAGCAGGAGCCGACCGTCCTGCCGGCCCAGCTCCCGTTCCTGCTGCTGAACGGCTGCTCGGGCATCGCCGTGGGCATGGCCACGAACATTCCGCCCCACAACCTGGGGGAGGTGGTGGACGCTCTGGTCGCCCTGGTGCGCCAGCCGGATCTGAGCGATGAGCGCCTGCTGCAGCTGGTGCCTGGGCCGGACTTTCCAACGGGCGGAGAGGTGCTGATCGGCAGCGGCCTGCGGGAGACCTATCTGGCGGGCCGCGGCAGCATCCCGATGCGCGGCGTCGCCCATGTGGAGGAGGTTCAGCCGGGCAAGGGGCGCCACCGGCGGGCCGCCATCGTGATCACCGAGCTCCCCTATCAGCTCAGCAAGGCGGGCTGGATCGAGAAGCTGGCGGAACAGGTGAACGACGGCCGCATCAGCGGCATCGCCGACATCCGCGATGAAAGCGACCGCGAGGGCCTGCGGGTGGTGGTGGAGCTGCGCCGGGATGCCAGGCCCGACAACGTGCTGGAGGAACTGCGGCGCCGCACGGCCCTGCAGAGCAATTTCGGAGCGATCCTGCTGGCCCTGGTGGACGGCCGCCCGGTGCAGCTGGGGCTGCGGGAGCTGCTCCGGCGCTTCCTCGACTACCGGGAGCTGACCCTGCTGCGGCGCACCAGCCACGCCCTGCGCCGCGCCGAGGAACGCCGGGAGGTGGTGGAGGGCCTGATCAAGGCTCTGGATGCCCTGCCCAGAGTGATCGAGATGATCCAGGCCTCCCGTGACGCCGCCACCGCCCGGGCCAGCCTGCAGGTGCACCTCGACCTGACGGACCGGCAGGCGGAGGCGGTGCTGGCCATGCCCCTTCGACGGCTCACGAGCCTGGAACAGGAGGGACTGCGGCAGGAAGCGGAGGAACTGGCCGAGGAGTGCCGCCGCCTCAGCCATCTGCTCGAGGACCGGCCGAGCCTGCTGAAGGCGATGGTCAGCGAGCTGAAGGCACTCCGGAAGCGCTACGCCACACCCCGCCGGACGCGTCTGGTGGAGGGGGGCGACGCATTGATGGCCCAGCGGGCCCAGACCCTGCGGCCATCCACGGAAGGCCTGCGCCGCCGTGCCCTGGAGGCGATGGGAGCGGATCACCATCTCCTGATCCAGTCCGATGGCATGGTGCGGGTCCTGGCCCCCGCCCCTCTCGGCAAGCTCCGGCTCGCCCAGGCGGCGGAGCTCGGTGATCTGCCGGCCCCCGCCAGGGTGCTGCTGCCGGTGCGGGATCGGCCTCAGCTGCTGGCCTTCACCGCGTCGGGTCGGGTGGCGGTGCTGCGCTGGGAGCTGGCGGCCCAGCAGCCCGATCGACTCGAGGCGTTCCTGCCGGAGGGTCTGCATGGGGAGACGGTGGTGCAGCTGCTGCCGCTTCCGGCTGCGGAGCCCTCGGCCGAGTCGGGGCTCAGCATCGGTCTGCTCAGCAGCGACGGCCACTTCAAGCGCCTCAGCCCAAGCCTGTTCGAGGATCTGTCGGGGCGTGCCGCCTCGGTGCTCCGACTCAAGGAGGGTGTGAACCTGGCACGGGTGCTGCTTTGCCGCGAGGGCGACGCCCTGGTGGTGGCCAGCAGCACCGGACGCCTGATCCGCCTGGCGGTGGACGAGAGCACCCTGCCGCTGATGACCCGGACGGCCCAGGGCCCGATGCTGACCAGGCTGCTCCCGGGTGAAACCATGGTGGGAGCCGTGAGCGGTGCAGCCGATGACGCGGTGCTGCTGACCAGTGGCCGCGGCCAGCTCAACCGTCGCCGCATCGGCAGCCTGCGGAGCTGCCAGCGGGGGGATCTGGGCGAAATCGGTCTGCGCTTCCGCCATCGCGACGATCACCTGATCTCCCTGAACAGCGCTCGCTCCGCCCTGCTCGCAGTGGTGCTTGCCGGCGGCGGCGGAAGCCTCCGCCTGGCCACGGCGGATCTGCCGGGGGACGCCGACGGCGAGACCGGCATGGCCCTGGCGATCCCTGCTGATGGACGGGTCGAGCAGGTGGTGGACCTGCTGGCTGGAGGCTGA